The genomic region ATGGCGAGAAGGAGTTGACGAAACTTCTCGCGGGTTGGGGCGTGACATACGACGGTTCGAAGGTCGCGACGGATATCAAGCACGCGCGGCGCGTACAGTTCCAGAATCCGCAGACAGGGCAACCGGCGGTCACAGACTTCGTCGCTTGGCTTGGGCTCGATAAATCGAGCATCAATCCGAAAGACGTGCTGTCGGCGGGCATCGATCAGATCAACGTCGCGTCGGCGGGCTTCTTGAGCAAGAAAGACGGCGCGACGGTCGATTTTTCGCCCATTCTGGAGACGAGCGACAGCGCCGAGGCCGTCAACGTGAAGGATGTCGGCTATGGCGCCGATCCGCTTGCGCTGCTGCGCAATTACGTTTCCGGCGGTCACAAACTCGTGCTTGCCGCACGCCTTTCGGGTGACGTGACGTCGGCATTCCCGGACGGTCCCCCGAAAGCCTCGGATGCAGCGGCCAAGAAGGACGAGAAAGACAAGTCTGCTGCTAAAGCCGATACGTCAACGGCGGATGCAGCGAAAAAGGATGCAGCACCCGCCGCCGCGTCGGACACCGCCAAAAACGACCAAGTCAAATCGGGCAAGATCAACATCATCGTCGTTGCCGATACGGACATTCTGGCGGATCAGTTCTGGGTGAATACCAGCCTCGGCCAGGACGTCGCCATTCCAACGGCGCACAACGCTGCGTTCGTTGTCGGGGCGCTTGAAAATCTTTCCGGCAGCAATGCGCTCATCGCGCTGCGCGGGCGCGGCGTCAAAGACCGGCCGTTCACGCTGGTCGACGATCTGCGCCGCGGCGCAGAGCAGAAATTCCGCGCGAAGGAAGAAGCGCTGGAAGACAAGCTGAAGACCACACAAGCGGAGCTGCAGAAAATTCAAGCCTCGGGGAATGGCGGCAGCGCGATCCTTTCCGATAAGGAACAGGAGACCGTCGAGAAGTTCCGCGGCGAGATGGTCGATACGCGGCGTGAACTCCGCAACGTCAAACTCGCGCTTCGCCAGGACATTGATAACCTCAGCGG from Hyphomicrobium sp. MC1 harbors:
- a CDS encoding GldG family protein — protein: MSNGFGPVAGAFKATVAYFSSFKRSTLAWGGLALGAVILLSVNLSSTIGLKAWSADLTQDRLFTISDGTRQILKSIDEPITARLYFSKNLADASPDIVRYFDRVRELFERYRDISGGKLQLTILDPEPFSDAEDKAVEGGLRGLRLNADGDVGYFGLVATNATDNQQVIPFFDPSRESYLEYDVTKLIYSLANPKKRTVGLMTSLPLDGGKSPMRQQQTQPWLMMGQIREFFDVKPIDQDVKEIPAGLDVLMVAQPTKLTPDATYAIDQYALKGGKVLIFTDPVSDTAEMQLLQNQGNGEKELTKLLAGWGVTYDGSKVATDIKHARRVQFQNPQTGQPAVTDFVAWLGLDKSSINPKDVLSAGIDQINVASAGFLSKKDGATVDFSPILETSDSAEAVNVKDVGYGADPLALLRNYVSGGHKLVLAARLSGDVTSAFPDGPPKASDAAAKKDEKDKSAAKADTSTADAAKKDAAPAAASDTAKNDQVKSGKINIIVVADTDILADQFWVNTSLGQDVAIPTAHNAAFVVGALENLSGSNALIALRGRGVKDRPFTLVDDLRRGAEQKFRAKEEALEDKLKTTQAELQKIQASGNGGSAILSDKEQETVEKFRGEMVDTRRELRNVKLALRQDIDNLSGWLKFANIALVPLMLGMAAVGVSWRRTRQRRKTPKNER